The Mauremys reevesii isolate NIE-2019 linkage group 13, ASM1616193v1, whole genome shotgun sequence genome contains a region encoding:
- the LOC120380619 gene encoding olfactory receptor 4N5-like yields the protein MEHGNLTWVTEFMLLGLSEAYRVQLFLFFLFLLFYIVILPGNVLIILTIRSDPCLGSPMYFLLANLAFLDICYCSVTPPKMLADFFSHRKTISYGGCMAQLFFIHFLGAAEIFLLIIMAYDRYVAICKPLHYASIVSRGVCCALVGAAWVGGFMHSIVQVALTIRLPFCGPNKLDNFFCDVPQVIKLACTDTYVVEMLMFSNSGLVTLVCFVLLLISYTVLLVKLRIQSLCGKNKATSTCVTHIIVVFIMFVPAPYIYARPFRSFPLDKVVSLFHTVVFPLLNPMIYTLRNKEIISAMKRLMIRYSHWGGK from the coding sequence ATGGAGCATGGGAACCTCACATGGGTGACGGAATTCATGCTGCTGGGGCTATCCGAGGCCTACAGGGTCCagctcttcctcttcttcctcttcctgcttTTCTACATAGTCATCCTCCCAGGCAATGTCCTCATCATCCTCACCATCCGGAGTGACCCCTGCCTGGGCTCCCCCATGTACTTCCTTCTGGCCAACCTGGCCTTCCTAGACATTTGCTACTGCTCTGTTACTCCCCCAAAGATGCTAGCTGACTTCTTCTCCCACCGCAAGACCATCTCCTACGGGGGCTGCATGGCCCAGCTCTTCTTCATCCACTTCCTGGGAGCAGCTGAGATCTTCCTGCTGATTATTATGGCCTATGATCGTTATGTGGCCATCTGTAAACCTTTGCACTATGCCAGCATTGTGAGCAGGGGGGTCTGCTGTGCCCTGGTGGGAGCTGCCTGGGTGGGGGGCTTCATGCACTCCATAGTCCAGGTGGCTTTGACCATCAGGTTGCCCTTCTGTGGCCCCAACAAGCTGGACAACTTCTTCTGCGATGTGCCTCAGGTGATCAAGCTGGCCTGCACCGACACCTACGTGGTGGAGATGCTGATGTTCTCCAACAGCGGCCTGGTCACCTTGGTGTGCTttgtcctcctcctcatctcctacACCGTCCTGCTGGTCAAGCTCAGGATTCAGTCCCTCTGCGGGAAGAACAAAGCAACCTCCACCTGTGTCACTCACATCATCGTGGTCTTCATCATGTTCGTCCCCGCCCCCTACATCTATGCCCGCCCCTTCCGCAGCTTCCCCCTGGACAAGGTGGTGTCCCTGTTCCACACCGTGGTCTTCCCACTACTGAACCCCATGATCTACACACTCAGGAACAAGGAGATCATCAGTGCCATGAAGAGACTGATGATCAGATACAGCCATTGGGGTGGGAAGTAA